Proteins encoded within one genomic window of Formosa agariphila KMM 3901:
- the serS gene encoding serine--tRNA ligase — translation MLQIPFIRDNKDRIIANLAKRNIDATDMISEVLDLDEARRSTQAQLDNTLAEANTLSKEIGNLFKSGEVQKANILKEKSGALKELSKELTEKLSETSDGLNQLLYKIPNVPNDTVPAGNSEDDNEEIFRAGDIPTLYDGAMPHWELAKKYDIIDFELGNKIAGAGFPVYKGKGARLQRALIAYFLDKNTAAGYTEYQLPHLVNEASGFGTGQLPDKEGQMYHVTADNLYLIPTAEVPGTNIFRDVVLNESDLPIGITGYTPCFRREAGSYGAHVRGLNRLHQFDKVEILRVEHPDNSYKALDGMVAHVKTILEDLKLPYRILRLCGGDLGFTSALTFDFEVFSTAQDRWLEISSVSNFETFQANRLKLRFKNKDGKNELAHTLNGSSLALPRVLAGILENCQTEKGIVIPEVLVPYTGFSIID, via the coding sequence ATGTTACAAATACCTTTTATAAGAGATAATAAAGACCGCATTATTGCAAATTTAGCAAAGCGAAACATTGATGCTACAGATATGATTTCTGAAGTGCTTGACCTTGATGAAGCACGTAGAAGTACACAAGCTCAATTGGATAATACTTTAGCAGAAGCCAATACATTATCGAAAGAAATAGGGAATTTATTTAAAAGTGGTGAAGTACAAAAAGCGAACATTTTAAAAGAAAAAAGTGGCGCTTTAAAAGAGTTGTCTAAGGAATTAACTGAAAAATTATCGGAAACATCTGATGGTTTAAACCAATTGTTATATAAAATCCCGAACGTACCTAACGATACGGTTCCTGCAGGAAACTCTGAAGATGATAATGAAGAAATTTTTAGAGCTGGAGATATTCCTACCTTATACGATGGCGCAATGCCTCACTGGGAATTAGCGAAAAAATACGACATTATAGATTTTGAATTAGGAAACAAAATTGCAGGTGCTGGTTTCCCCGTTTACAAAGGGAAAGGTGCCCGCTTGCAACGTGCCTTAATTGCATACTTTTTAGATAAAAACACGGCTGCTGGTTATACCGAATACCAATTACCGCATTTAGTAAACGAAGCGTCTGGATTTGGAACAGGACAATTGCCAGATAAAGAGGGACAAATGTACCACGTTACTGCAGATAATTTATATTTAATCCCAACTGCAGAAGTTCCAGGAACTAACATTTTTAGAGATGTGGTTTTAAACGAAAGCGATTTACCAATCGGGATTACAGGTTATACGCCATGTTTTAGACGTGAAGCTGGAAGTTACGGTGCACACGTTAGAGGTTTAAACCGTTTACACCAATTCGATAAAGTTGAAATTTTACGCGTCGAGCATCCAGACAATTCTTACAAGGCTTTAGATGGTATGGTAGCGCACGTAAAAACCATACTTGAAGATTTAAAATTACCATATAGAATTTTAAGATTATGCGGTGGTGATTTAGGGTTTACATCGGCATTAACTTTCGATTTCGAGGTTTTCTCTACGGCTCAAGATCGTTGGTTAGAAATTTCATCTGTATCTAACTTTGAAACTTTTCAAGCTAACCGTTTAAAATTACGTTTTAAAAATAAAGATGGGAAGAATGAATTGGCACATACATTAAACGGAAGTTCGTTAGCTTTACCTCGAGTTTTGGCTGGAATTTTAGAAAATTGCCAAACAGAAAAAGGTATTGTTATTCCAGAAGTATTAGTACCATATACAGGTTTTTCTATTATTGACTAA
- a CDS encoding HTTM domain-containing protein — translation MVNKFLFKHIDNSALIVFRIIFGLLCFLETVGAIFTGWIRRVLIEPDFTFSFIGLEWLQPLPGNGMYIYYALMGLLGLFIMVGYKYRFSAISFTILWTGCYFMQKSSYNNHYYLLILLSGIMAVQPAHKYFSVDAKLHPEIQKISMPSWCSWLFIIQMLIVYTYGSINKIYPDWLDTTVMAHLMKSKANYFLVGDLLQQKTVHYFLAYGGILFDGLIIPLFLYKPTRKLAFMASIFFHLFNSFVFQVGIFPYLSLAFALFFYEPKIIHKLFFKNKKPFYDKGEVIIPEHRNLSVGVMLVYFIIQLVLPIRHHFIQDNVLWTEEGHRLSWRMMLRAKSGHATYTIKNHTQNKTEIVKLNDYLSRKQVRLASNKPDVMWQFSQRLKSVYAAKGDSISVYIRSRVSVNGKQSKPFTNPEVDIANTEWSAWKHTDWILPSK, via the coding sequence ATGGTTAATAAATTTCTATTTAAACATATTGACAATTCTGCTTTAATTGTCTTCCGAATTATTTTCGGACTTCTATGTTTTTTAGAAACTGTAGGCGCCATTTTTACTGGTTGGATTAGACGTGTACTTATAGAACCCGATTTTACTTTTTCGTTTATTGGACTAGAATGGCTACAACCACTTCCAGGAAATGGTATGTATATTTATTATGCCCTAATGGGACTTCTGGGCCTTTTCATCATGGTGGGTTATAAATACCGTTTTAGCGCCATTTCGTTTACCATCCTTTGGACTGGTTGTTATTTTATGCAAAAATCGTCGTACAATAACCACTACTATTTATTGATACTTCTTAGCGGAATTATGGCCGTACAACCCGCACATAAATATTTTTCTGTAGACGCCAAATTACATCCTGAAATTCAAAAAATTTCTATGCCTAGTTGGTGTAGCTGGCTATTTATTATACAAATGCTTATTGTATATACGTACGGTTCTATTAATAAAATATACCCAGACTGGTTAGACACTACGGTAATGGCTCATTTAATGAAGAGTAAAGCCAATTACTTTCTGGTTGGCGATTTGCTGCAACAAAAGACTGTACATTACTTTTTAGCTTATGGCGGCATTTTATTCGACGGCTTAATTATCCCGTTATTTTTATATAAACCAACACGAAAGTTGGCGTTTATGGCCTCGATTTTCTTTCATCTATTTAACTCGTTTGTCTTTCAAGTTGGAATATTCCCTTATTTATCCTTAGCTTTTGCATTGTTTTTTTACGAGCCAAAAATTATACATAAGCTCTTTTTTAAAAACAAAAAACCGTTTTACGATAAAGGAGAAGTTATTATACCAGAACACAGAAACCTTAGTGTTGGCGTTATGTTGGTATACTTTATAATTCAGCTTGTATTACCTATTCGTCATCATTTTATACAAGACAATGTACTATGGACAGAAGAAGGGCATCGCTTATCGTGGCGAATGATGTTACGAGCAAAAAGTGGGCACGCCACCTACACTATTAAAAACCACACCCAAAATAAGACTGAAATTGTAAAATTAAACGATTATTTATCTAGAAAGCAAGTCCGCTTAGCATCGAATAAACCAGATGTAATGTGGCAATTTTCGCAACGTTTAAAATCGGTTTATGCAGCCAAAGGCGATTCTATTTCTGTATATATTAGATCGCGAGTTAGCGTTAACGGAAAACAGTCGAAGCCATTTACAAACCCAGAGGTAGATATCGCGAATACAGAATGGTCTGCATGGAAGCATACCGATTGGATTCTACCATCAAAATAG
- a CDS encoding bifunctional riboflavin kinase/FAD synthetase, translating to MEKVRNFNNLDSKISTVVTIGTFDGVHLGHQKILKRLINTAKETHLKSVVLTFFPHPRMVLQKDANIKLINTIEERSTILEQSGLDYLCVQKFSKEFSRLTAEDFVKKILVNQLRAKRVIIGYDHHFGRNRSANIDDLRKFGEQFNFEVEEISAEDVNEVAVSSTKIRKALEAGDIDKANAYLGNPFCLNGTVITGKKIGKQLQYPTANLKIEETYKLIPKHGVYVVKSEIENKTVFGMMNIGNNPTISDDSEQHIEIHFFDFDADLYGQSLQIDMLHRLRDEKKFDSVADLKLQLQQDEKDSLRYISEVNG from the coding sequence ATGGAAAAAGTCAGAAATTTTAACAATCTAGACTCCAAGATTTCTACAGTGGTAACTATAGGCACTTTTGACGGTGTACATTTAGGACATCAAAAAATATTAAAACGGCTGATTAATACTGCTAAGGAAACGCATTTAAAATCGGTTGTACTTACCTTTTTCCCTCACCCAAGAATGGTGCTCCAAAAGGATGCTAATATTAAATTAATTAATACTATTGAAGAGCGCAGCACTATACTAGAGCAATCGGGTTTAGATTATTTGTGTGTTCAAAAATTTAGCAAAGAGTTTTCTAGATTAACTGCTGAAGATTTTGTAAAAAAAATTCTTGTGAATCAACTTAGAGCAAAACGTGTTATAATTGGCTACGACCATCATTTTGGAAGAAATCGTTCGGCGAATATCGACGACTTACGCAAGTTTGGAGAACAGTTTAATTTTGAAGTTGAAGAAATTTCGGCTGAAGACGTAAACGAAGTTGCTGTAAGTTCTACTAAAATTAGAAAAGCACTTGAGGCTGGAGATATAGATAAAGCCAATGCCTATTTAGGCAATCCGTTTTGTTTAAACGGAACTGTTATTACAGGTAAAAAAATTGGAAAACAACTACAATATCCTACCGCAAATTTAAAGATTGAAGAGACTTACAAGCTCATTCCTAAACATGGGGTTTACGTTGTTAAATCTGAAATTGAAAACAAAACTGTTTTTGGAATGATGAATATTGGAAATAACCCAACAATCTCTGATGATTCTGAACAACATATAGAAATTCATTTTTTCGATTTTGATGCCGATTTATATGGCCAATCGTTACAAATAGATATGTTACACCGACTTAGAGACGAGAAAAAATTCGACTCTGTAGCCGATTTAAAATTACAATTACAACAAGACGAAAAAGATTCTTTACGATACATTTCTGAAGTAAATGGTTAA